A window of Sorex araneus isolate mSorAra2 chromosome 3, mSorAra2.pri, whole genome shotgun sequence genomic DNA:
ACCGCAGCCCCTCAACACTGTCTACCCAGCGAgcggccctccccacccctttccccaggaggggaaatagatgtggagagtggggagggaggggggcaaaGAGACACCGCAGAGCTGGTCCTATCTATTCCACGCAAAGCCACGGGGCCGTGAGGGGCTGCACagacccccagcccggccccaggGGGTGTTCTCATTCCAGGAGGCCAAAGGGGCCAGAGCGGAACCCCTGATAATGCGGCCTGTCACTGGCATCTGGGTGCGCCGTCCCACGCCCGCTGGCTTCAGCCCACCGACGCCCAGCGCCAGGTGGGGAAGAGATAAGGGGGGAGAACGCTGCCAACCCCCCTGAGCGCTGGGGACACAAGCGATAGGCACCTTGCGAATGCTTTCCTGTCTCGCTCCCCTCCCCAAAGCCGGCCAAGAGAGGATTCGTTATCCTCCGGGTTAACCAAACCTGGGAAACCACCCAAGGCCGTACAGCTGGCTGGGCACGGGGACTCGCCACTACAAATCTGGACTGGCTGGTGGCCTGGTGTCACCCACAAGCCAAGACCTGGGCTGCTCTCTGCGGTCCCACCTGTAGAATGATCTAGAACCCGGGGGCCTAACACGGCTCTGAGAAGCCCCGCACTCCCTGCATCTCAGTCCACCGGGACTGAGATCAGGGGACTTCAGGCCGTCGCGGGCGGGGGGATGGAGACCACCCCCCACTTCTCTGCCAACACCGGGCCGAGAAGCAAACCCAGACCGGCCGCCTTCTTCTTCCCCAGCACCGGTGGCAGGAAGGGATTGCACAAGCTGCAGGCCTGGTGCTCGGCAGCTGACCGGGCCCTCCCTGATGTCAGAAGTCACCCCAACCCTGATGGCCCAGATCTGACCCCCGTGCCCCAGGCAAGCCTCAACGAGGGCCCTAGAGTCCCTCCCAGCTGCCCCCGCCCTGGGAACCTGAAACCCACTCCCCAGCCTCGTCCTGGCACAGCGCTGGGCCCCAAATGCCCTGGGCCCAAAAGCGGAATGGGCCCACCCCCCGCAGGGTCAAGTGCACCCCGAGCCCCTCGCGCTCGAGGCCGCGCCTGACCTTACTAACCCCCAGCAAGGGCGCCGCGGCCCTCCCCTCACTGCAGGCCGGCAGGCAACCCCGAAAGAGCTGCCCTCGGCGGGGTGCCGACCCGAGGTGGCCGCTCTCTGTCCCACACTCCCCCCGGGTCGGTGTCAGGCGGCGCGCGGACTGAACGCGCCCCCAAAGCGCATTGCAGGtcggggtgcgggcgggggggtCCTTCAGGGCTTAACCCACTGCCCGCGTGGACAAGGGGAGCggagccccgggacccccgcgcccaAGGCCAGTCGCTCACGTCCCCCACCCCGGTCGCGCCAAGGCAGAGCGGCACCCCGTGTCCCCAGCCTGCTGGACCCCCGGCCCGCAGAGCCCGAGCCTGACCTTGCCGGAGCTGAGGGTCGTCCAGCACGTTGTAGGCCGCGTAGTCGCGGACGCCGTGCAGCCGCAGGATCTGCACCACGGCGTTGCTGAAGCCGCACTGGGGCTGCTCCGGGGTCCCCTTGAGGAAGACCACCACCTTGTCCCTCTTCACCATCGTGTCCAGTTGCTCCGCCAAGCCGCCCGAGCCCGAGCTCGAGCCCGAGTCCGAGCCCGCGGTCCGCACGCCTGGGCCCCACCGGCCAAGGCTGCCCGCGCTGCGCCCCCAGCGGAGCAAACCCGCCGCCGCGCGGCCCAGGGACCCGCTCATCCCTGCTGCCTCGCCGGAGCCCTGCACGGCCGGGACCGCGGCCTGCAACCCGGACCCCTTCGCCCGGCAGTGGCCCGCCCCCCGACGGCTCTCATTGGGCCGAATCCAATGTGCGCTCCCGTAATTGGAGCACGCCGGGTCTCAATTACCATATTCCACCAATCAGATTGCTCGTCCCACCCCTCTAGAGGTTGGAGGCGGTCATGACGCCGGATCCTCCCGGTCCGCCCACCGCTTCTCTGTCAGCTGATTGGAGAGAATGGTGGTCCATCAGGGTCACGCCCCTAGGCAACGAGAGGCCAAAGGGACGGGAAGACGACGTCCCCGCGAAGGCGAGAAGTATCCGGCCGGAACCTTCCGGGAGGCCCGGGCAGCTTGTGGGCGGGGCTTCAGCCTTCTGCGGAACGCCGGGACGAGGTCACGTTCGGACGCAGCTTCCGCTTCCGGGGTGGAAGGTGGTCGGGTTGTCAGGGCGACGGAGCTGAGCCGCCGCGGGGCTGGCCCGCCGTGTCCCGCTCCGCTGCGCCCTTCCGGGCCTCGGGAGGGTCGCGGCCGCGATCGGGGCCTCGCGGCGGGAAGCGAGGGGCGGGCGGAGCGCGGGGCCCGGGACTTGCGGTCCCCTGCGGGGCTGCGGCCTGGCCGACGCGTCCGCGCGCCCGAGCCCGCGGCCCGATGAATGGGGACCGGAGACGGGCGCGATCGGCTGGGCCGGCGGTTCCGCCGGAAGGCGcaggcggcccggcccggcccggcgtgCTCGGCGGCGAGTGCTCGGTGAGTGCCCCGCGGGGCTCGGGGCCCGACTCTGCAGCCTGGCCGCCGCGCGGGGTTGCCGGTACCCCGGAGCACGCCAGGCTCGCAGAGAGAGCGTCTCCCGGAGGAAGCTGAGGCATGACGGCCCGAGAGCCGGCCGTTCATGTGCAATTTTCCTCCCACAGCTCGCGAGCACTGTTGCCACGGCGATAGCGACTGGGCGGTGTCGCTATCTATCAGGAACAGTCAGAGAAGCCGGCGGTCGCGATAATGTGCGCAGAAGAAGTGGTTTCTGctgggcactgagcactgctacagATCACGACTTTAACCCTTGCGTGTGTTTGAAATCGTTGCTCTCAGTGGCCGGGGGTGACGCTTTGGGGGTGCGCGACGGTATTGCCGGAAAGCGTGTCACGTGCCCAGGAGGGGACTCTTGTTGCAGATTAGCACGCGGCCCAAGGCTGAGAACGAGCTCCAGTGCTCtttagcatatttattttatgccCCGCCGTAACGCTCACGAGCTACATGTTTGGTGGGTTTCTTATGTGAGACCCAAAATGATCAGCTTCAtaaagaatgctttttttttttttttaacagattcatTGATTCGACCTAAGCTGGCGTCCGGTGAACTCGGCGTGGACTGTTACATCCAAAATCTCTTTCACTTCACTCCTGAGTCTATCATTGGAAACTTGGTAGAAAATAAAGACTGACAGGGGCCCAAGCGGTAGTCcagggggtagggagtttgccttgcacgcagccaacgggGATTCGTGCATTtacggcattccatatggtcccctgagcaccaccaggtaattcctcagtgcggagccaggagtaatcctgggtGATCGAGCCTGAGCATcctggccttttgggtcacacccggctatgcacaggggttactcctggctttgcactgaggaattactcctggcggtgctcgggggaccatatgggatgctgggaatcaaacccaggttggccacgtgcaaggcaaatgccctacccgctgtgctatggctccagccccaagcctgagcatcctgggtgtgaccccccccaagaaaaaaaaagaaagggggtgaGTTACGACTGATAGTTTGCTCTAGGAAGCAATCTACTGCATACTGTCAAATCTGCTTTTGTGTTGATTGCGAGTGGTGGGGGCGTGTTTTTCAGGCTTCTTTGGAAGAAGAGTGATAGTGGGCAGTGACTAACCGCATATAGTGTGTAAACTGGCTTCAAAACTTCAGTGAAGCGCTTTATTGAGCTGATAGTACAGCTGCCAGTCAACATCGAGAGGAATCCTTGAGCCCAACATTACAGGGATTACGGCCTTGCcgtgtacgcagctgacccaggtttgctccctggcattaAGTCTGATCAGCTACATCTGGTCAGCCGTGAGCCCCGCCAGCGTGATCCTTGCGTGCAGGGCCAGAGGTTAGCCTCGagtaccagtgggtgtggcccccaagacaaaTTACTCTTTGGCTAGGAAGCCTGTGTTCATTCCAGTGATCGGCTTTCCGGGTGTGGGGCAGTGTGGTCGGAACTCGGGAAGGGGAGGCTTGGAGAAGCAGCTCTTCTCTCACGCCTGACTGGGTGGCTCCCATCACAAGATCCCCAGACCCCGTTTCGAAACCAGAGAAATGGAGGTAGTGCATCTCAGTTAGGTTCTTAAAAGGAACCCAAAATGTGAAGTGCTCAGGCTGAACGTGATCGTGGTTTGCTTTGAACTACGCCCTTCTCGGAGCATTGGAACCAGGCATCAGTCATTGACTGAAACAGGGCCGAGTGCGGACTGTGCGTTTAGAAAGCATGGACCAGAGAGATCGTGTGCATGTGCTGACGTGGGTTAGTCCCGCCACTACGTATGGGTCTCTGAGCAGTACTGGCtgtagcccaaaaaaaaaaaaaaaacaagaaaataaataagcaaagctgttttattttttttccactttatttcaaaactgaggtttacaaagttgttcatgatgtacttgttcaggcattcaatattccacccCCAGTCCGACCAGCACCTGACCACGTCCACTGTCGTTCCAAGCAAAAGCTGTTGAGCTGTGTTCAAAATACTTCTTCTAGAACATAGAATACTTCTAGAACATAGAATACTTCTAGAACATTACCTCCCGGGCTgagcagttgtttttttttttacttttacttttttttttttttttgctttttgggtcgcacccagcgatgctcaggggtcactcctggctctgcactcagaaattacccctggctgtgtgcaggggaccatatgggatgctgggaatttaacccgggtcagccgagtgcaaggcaaacgccctacccgctgtgctatcactccagccccctccttttaCTTTCTAATAAACCTTtctattcaaaaaatttttttaattctaaagccTCAAGCTCATGTGATTGGACATAATCATTTTGAGGTTTCTCTTAAAATCATAAGAACATGAaaaatatgaggggctggagtgagcatGGCATCTGCTTTGCAGGCCCAGTTGACCTCAGCTAAATCTCCCAacaccccacttggtcccctagcccctgccagaagtgatccatgagtgcagagccgggagtaacccctgagcatcaccaagtgtggctcccaaaccttAAATGGGCAATCCATGTACACATGTTTTTGAGTGTTTAAACACAAATAACTGTTAGTGGGCAAGTAGACTAAACAGGGATGAGGAGGGAAGCAGAAACCTCAAAATCCTGGGATTTGGGGACATCATATAATTAGACCCCAAACTAAATAATCTGTTGTAAACACGCTAGCACGGCCATCCTAGCactgtttttcttctccttgCTTATTTATAGATGAGACTATGTTTGGCAAACTCTCTCCTCCCAGACATTGGCCGCTCAGCCCAGAGTCGACAGCCTCGGGGGTCTGCAAACATCTCTCCCTGGCAGCGCGCCATGAAGAATCGGGCTTCTTGATCCCCAGACCTACCTTTCTGCGAACATTCCCTCCTGGCACCCAGCCTCCGCTGCTGCATCCTGCAGGGGGTGTGACGGGGTCCACGGTGCAGAAATGTCGGGATCTGAATTCCCCAGAGCACATGGCCATTTTCGAGAAGGGCCCTCTTGGTTCTGTGCAAATGGGCGAGACTGAGTGACAAAGAGCTGTTATCCTTTGTTCCCACGGTGTCTGCAACCCTGGAATGAATCGGGCTCTAGGACACCCTAAAAACAGTATAACATGCAAGGAACAGTGGCGGTTCCCAGCGTTTCTAGAGTGGGCCACAAACTTTCCACTCACCATCCCTCATGCTGAGAGATTTgaacatgatttctttttttctttttgggtcacacccagcgatgtgcaggagccattcctggctcatgcactcaggaattactctcggcggtactcgggggaccatatgggatgctgggaatcgaaccccacattggctgcgtgcaaggcaaacgccctacctgctatacaatcgctctagcccctgaacaCGATTCTGCATTCATAGCAATCAAGACCTTACTGCTAAGATCCTGAGTTTATTCTAAAACATTTTCAAGCTATCCTGTCCCTGCCTTCAGCCATGCGCCATAAGCGGTTGGAACCCAAGGTAGAAGCAGGTAGGCCCTTGTCCTGCCCGGAACGCAAAGGGAGAAGTACTTCCTGCACTCTTGCTGTCTGCCTCTCAGGCAGCTGCTCTCTGAACGCTCAGAGGGGTCGGCTTCACATCTGCAGGAGTCAGCCTGGAGTCAGGAAGCCAGGCCCCCAGTGGCACCCCTTTCCTTTTTAGGTCCTGCTCTCCTCTGGATAAAACCAGGAGACCTGGTTGGTTGTGTCTCGGGCACGGAAGAATGGGTGGGAAAGAAATTCCCCCGGGGTGCTCAGCAGAGCTGCCTCTGGTTCTGGGGtttggagggggcggggaaggagatGCCTGGATTTCTTTCCCATGCATCCTAAATCCTCCATGAGtgtttcatttgtgtgtgtgttttaattatttttgttgtttttgtgctacacctggccgttctcagggcttccagctctgcactcaggaatcatttgggggaccatttgggggtgctggggtccactgtgtgcaagacaagtgctttacccactgtactatctatctctttggccctgatgttttttgtttttttctttttgggggtcatactcggcgatgctcaggcgttactcctggctttgcactcaggaatcactcctggcggtgctcaggggaccctatgggatgctggggtttgaacccgggttggccacatgcaaggtaaacaccctacccgctgtgctattgctctagcccccccgatgtatttttattcattttggaaTCATCTACCTCTCCTCCCTAGAGTTTTTGGAAAACAGATTTAAGATACTCCAGAAACCGCCTGACACATAGTGACCTTATAAAAGgtggccaaggggctggagagaggacaatgggagggcgcttgccttacatgtgcccagcccaggttcaacccctggcatccctcatagtcccctgagtattgccgggtgtggccccacaacaaaaacaaGCTGGCCAAGTTTGGAGGCATTGGTAACCTGTTTCTCCTCCGTTCCTGCTGCTTCCCCCAAGAAATAGCATCTTGGGTGTATGTTTTATTCTCTTGTGCCCGGGGTCTACAGGAACCTCACTTGACATTGGTGCGATCATCCTCAGACCCTTTTGGGGACCAATTCTGATCTCTTTCTGGGATCCTCTCGACATTTCTGGGACCGACTTGAGCCCTCTGCTCCTCTGAAGCTTCTTACTGtcatgagcactgctaagtgagCACTCCAGCAGCCCCCACAGAGGACCAGGTGGTCTGGACTCCGCTGGCCCTGCATCTGTGGGCCGTGTTTTAACACTTTGTGCTGAGACAGTGACAAAATCCCGTGAAAGTCACAGAAACGAaaagcccagcccctccctggccactggTGTCCCCTGCTGGGGGCCTCCGGGGCCTGGGGGGACAAGGTATCTCCTCTGTTCCGAGGACACCAGCCCAAATCTCATCTCCCCGAACGTCGTGATTCTAAAGCATGTGAAGGTCTAATGGGTGGAGATAAGAGGATGAAAGTTTCAAGTACTTTGGGTAATAAACCAGACTCTATTATAAACCaaatagcttaaaaaaaaaaaaaaacctgggtagTACCAggttttaccttgcacacaaggctggcccaggttcgatccccagcccccgatatggtcccccgagcccaccgggagtgaccctgagtgcagagacatctGTCACAAGGGCCCAGCTCCTGCTAGCGCCTTTGCACCCGGGCCAGCCTCGCCGACCTCATTGCCTTCCCACTACTGACTGCTGGCATGTGTTGCCAAGGCCACGACTCCTTCCGTTTACGCTGGAGCCGGTGTAACGTCAGCCTTTGAGCTGCTGCCGCTCCAGCCTTGGAGCGGAACAAATGGGGGGaacctatggggctggagctatagcacagcggggagggcatttgccttgcacgcggccgacccgggttctaatcccagtatcccatatggtcccctgagcaccgccaggggtaattcctgagtgcagagccaggagtaacccctgtgcatcgccaggtgtgacccaaaaaccaaaaaaaaaaaaaaaagaaacaaatgggggGGAACCTAAAGAATTTTCTGCTGGGAGGCCGGAGAGACAGTCCCGGTGGCTGATTGGTGGGCGTGTGTGGCGTGCTGAGAGGTccaccccagagcccccagccccctgagcaccgccagctatATCCCCTTGCACACACACCAGTTTTCACTTTTATGGGGTGGGTGTGTTGcattttatttgttgctttagGGTTGGATTTTGCTTGGGCTGTGCCCGAGCTTAGGGGCCACCtgactcttggtggtggttggggaccaTCCAGCGTGTGGGGGTGCACCTGGGCCGACTGTGTGCGGGGAAAGTGCTTTACCTGTGATACTAGCCGGCCCGCAGTTCTAAGCTCTCTACTGTTGGAAAGCAGAATGTTACCTATACTTGATTTCACATTTCAGTGAACCAGAGTCTCAATGCAGGACTATTATACACTAAATActctgtgttaaaaaaaaaaaaaaacccaaaataacaaaaaacaaaaactggactGGAGAGTACAGGGTGTCAGCTGTTTATTTTGCTGTGTATCTTGCTCAATCTCCggaattccatatagtccccaaaccccaccctgagtaatcctgagcactgccaaatatggcccaatctcccccaccaccaagacacttttttttttttttttgcatcacacctggcaatgcgcaggggttactcctggcttgtgcactcaggaattactcctggcggtgctcgagggaccatatgggatgctgggaatcgaacccgggtggcccgtgtgcaaggcaaacgctctccccgctgtgctatcgctccagccctccaaagacacatttaaataaaagagCAAGACAGGAGGCCGGCCTTTGGGTGGTCCCTGGCTGGTTTGAGTGTAGCAGGAGCGGGGTTGCATGCACCAGCAGCACGTCCCGCTCCCGGCCCCCAGGGGGCGCTGTTGGCACagatttccttccctcccacggGTGACCAGCTGGGCGTGTCCTGGCctgccccctccctttcctcatGCCCCATCACGGGGGCTGCTCTGTCCCCAGGCACTTTCTTGTGGCTGCGGCAGTGGTCAGCGTGTGGCAGCCcagcgggcaggggcgcgggcctGGGGCTCCATCCCCAAGCCTGTGACAGCTCACGCTGCCGGGCGCGGGGTCGCCGGGCACACGCCAGACATCCTCTCCCGGAAAGGGATGCTGCTTCTGTTCAGAACACAACAGGCCGTCCTTCACAATCAGTCCTTGGCGAACCTTGGGTCATTTCAGGAGCCTAGTCCTTACCCTGAAAGGTCGGTAGGGGGCAGTAGCCCCACGGACACGCAGGCGGGCGAGGCCCGTGAATCTGTCCCTGTCCGGCCTTCGCGGGTTTGCTCCGTTCTAGAAGGCTCCGCTCTCATCCTAGGCCTATTCTCACCTCCCAGGCCGGCTAAGGAGCAGTTTCCTCCTATTCCAGCCACTTCCGGTTGGAAATAGCCTccgggcagggagcagagaggtGGGCGGGAGGCGGAGGtggaaagagagggggggaggggggagggctgggggggtgggagcgTTCCCGAGCCGCAGGCAGCCAGAGCCCTCGCAGAGGCCGTCCTGTGCGGGGTCGAGCTTGGAGACTCACATGTCAGCCTGATGGTGCAGCCTCAGAACGGAGGCAGCAGGAGAAGGAAGCTCTGCCcccttccctcacccctcccagctGGGCCAGAGGGGAGGCGAGGGCTGCAGGGAGACGGCGGTCAGGGCCAGGGCCTGCAGCCGCTTCGGTGGGGCCCAAGTAATGCATGTTAGATTGCCAGTGagtctctctcgctctcctctctctttccctgtctctctctttgttcctctcttggtctgtctcctttttctttcccttttctcatccctctctctctctctctctctccttctcttactgtctctcttctctctctctgtctctctctccccccgtctctcctctctctttctcccccatgtccctttctctgtgtctttcctttttctctcccttctccctccctctttctccctccatctcttccccctccccgtctctgtctctgtctctgactctttcTGCCTCCCCCTAACATGCAGGGCTTCTGATAGAAATAAGCGTGTAACCATCAAGACTCCTGACCCCTTCTTCCCTCGTTAGCAGGAGAAGCCACAACCGTTGCCTCTGGGACACTTTCCCGCCTTCCCAGGAAGCTGAGAAATCCGGGCAAGACGGGGCCTGGGGATGGGTTGGCGCTGGCACGGAGGCAGGGCCCACAGCCGGGGCCCGGAGAAGCGGAGCCCCCGCGTGCCCTCAGCAGTGTGTGCGGTGACGCCGCGCCCCGTGGTTTTCCTGAGCCGTGTCTGCCCGGTTCCGTCGTGCGTGGGTGGCACGTTCCCCACACGGTGCTTGGGTGCAAGCGTGGCGCGCAGGCTGCTGCTCCAACACCGCTGGCTGCGGGGGCCTCATGCGCCAGCGAGCAGCGGGGATGCCCCCTGCGGGCTCCCGCGGTCCTGTGCCGCTGGGCTGGGGCGGCGTGGGCCGAGACTTGTCCACTTGGGGCCGGGTGACAGCAGAGCGCGGAGGGCGTTTgctcgcacgcagccaacccagattccatccctgagcgcaaagccagggtcagccctggCCACGGCCCGGGGTAGCCTCCAAACTGGACCTAACGAAGACTTGCCCCGTCCCGGGGCCCTGCAGTCCCCGCCCAGCGGCCGTCCAAGGCTGGACCTTGGGGACCAGGGAGAGCTGGGGTGACGgcggtgctgggtgggggtgcaTAGCAgatgccaggggtggggggaaattccaagcaGAGGGGAGCCTGGCATGGCTTCCCTGGCTTTCGAGAGTGGTGGGGCTGTTGAGGGAAGACTCGGGTCCCTGGCTGGTGGAGAAGAGAATGCAGGAAGGGGCTCTGGTCTtgagagaaggttctggaaggatgGAGTGGCTGGAggtggctgggctcagggaggcCTCTTGCCAGTGACCTTGAGGGACTTCCCAGGGTCCAGCTCGTGTCCTGAGGGCTCCCTGGGGAGACGGGCTTGACAGCGTCTGGAGgacagggaaggagaaaggggttCAGGCTGGTGCCCAGGAGTCTGACTTCCTGGCAGGGCAGGAGGGTTGGGGGGGTACACGCTGATTACTCGGGGGCGTCCTGCATTTTAGGAAGAACGCGGGCATCTACGCGGCAGGTTGGATCTGAAACAGGGAGATGGTCCAGATGTTGCCTCCCGGGTTGAGTAAGAGACGGCAATGGTGAAGTGACCACGAAGAAACCCTGGGCCTGAACGTCTCAGCCAGGCCACGTGGAGGAAGGACACAGAGCCAAGGGGCAGGAGCTTGTCGGGAAGAGGTCTGGCCAGACGGCAGAGTGAAGAGGCCGGTGGGACCCCAGCATCGCCTGCTGCTCACGGTGGTGGCTGAGCTGGCAGGGGGTCCCGGCCTTGGGCACAGCCCTGGACGTCCCAGGGCCTCAGCGATACGACGGAGCATGGCCAGTGCCAGTGCCCGGTCCTCTTGCTGCCTCTGGCACGCAGGGACACCTCTGCTTTAGGCTGGTCCCTGCCACAAACTGTGTGGATGGCGTCCAGGGGGGGGAACCAGCCATCGCTGCAGAAGCCGGCATCGGGGCTGGGCCAGGTAACTGCCCCCATGCACGGCACGGCCTGCAGGCTGCCCACCCCGGCCTCCGCGTCTCGGCAGCTGCATCGCCCAGGAGGGTCTTGTGGTGGTCCCGGCCTGGCTCGCCTGCTTCCCGCTCTCCACCAGCACGGAAGCCGCAGGAGGAAAGTTCCTGAGAGACCCCGGGCGGCAGGGactgcagggggggagggggcggactGCGGCCCTAATGTGGGCGGGCGCCTTGGGTCTGCGAGTCTGAGCCCAGATGCCAAGGTTTCGGGAAGGAGCTTCCCAGCTTCTGCCCAGATGGCATCCTGGGCACCAAGGCTTGTCACCAAGGGCGGTGGGTGTCCTAGGAGTGCAGGGACCATTTGAGACAGCCCCCACCACTCAAGGAAAGGGGTCAGCTGAACCCCAAGTGTGTACCCCCAGGATAGAACACCCCCctgcgcgtacacacacacacacacacacacacacacacacacacacacacatttgcttgGGGGACGGAAGTGGCACCGCCCAGCCCTGGTTTCTGCTGCCTTGACTCGAGGGCCGAGACCCCGCTCTGGAAGTCTGCCAGGTGGGGCCCGGCGCCCTGCCCAGCTTCCCGGGCACCCGGCCTATCGCACACAGCGCCAGGAGCCGCCGGCCTTATCGCTCGGCAGAACAGCCAAGGCGGAGAGAACACCCCGACGGGGCGCCGGAACATCGCTCCGGGCAGCGCCAACAGCCAACGCTTTTCCTTCCACAGCCTCTTCCCGACTCGCTCCTGCCGGGAAGGTGGGGGCAGAGGCTTCAGGTCCAGGAACGCCCGCCCTGGCAGAGGTGCTCGAGTCTGGGGCACGTTCTCGGCCTCACTGCCTTCCGGTGGCCCCGTGCCACAGGCCCTGTGGGCATGAAGGGCAAGAGCAAGAACCGGCCCGTTGCCTGCGAGCGGAGCGGGGCCCGGGGAGCCAGGGCTGTGCGGGCCTGGCTCAGCGTCGCTCGGGAGACGGCAgcgacccccacacacacagctgttCCCCCTGCCCACTCGCCCGGCCAGACAGACCCGCCCACCGGCGTCCTTGTGTGCTGCCGTATCCGCGCGCGCTGCCACGGAAACGGTGTGCAGCTGTTGGTGCTGACGCGCCCACGTGCTCCGCCGCAACCCAGGAAACAGAGGAGCGTGGACGGGCCGGGAGGGGCCAGTTCGGAGAAAACAAAACCACAGTGGTTACCAGAACCGGCTGGGACTCCGATTCCTCTCCCTGTGCAGACGGAGCTGGCGGGGTTCAGCCCGCGCGCGGCACGCTCACACCTATGCACGCGTGTGCACACATGTGGCCACGCAGACCTCGCTCTCCCCTGCGACTGAGCCCTCTGCTAGCCTCTGCAAAATTATTTCTCAGGAGCCTCGACCCCATAGGAAGCTCAGCGTGTCCAAGAAGCCAGAGCCCAACATCTGGGggttcttcttttctctttttggggggtggtggttgggggtctcacctgtgggtccctgggggctACTCTTGGTCCGTTGTTCAGAGTTGGGTCCCTGCTGTGCCCAAGGAACTGTGCAGTTGTGGGAAGGGAACCCACAAAGGGTGCTCCGGCCCTTTGAACAttctcccagccccccagcttAATATTTA
This region includes:
- the GLRX5 gene encoding glutaredoxin-related protein 5, mitochondrial, producing the protein MSGSLGRAAAGLLRWGRSAGSLGRWGPGVRTAGSDSGSSSGSGGLAEQLDTMVKRDKVVVFLKGTPEQPQCGFSNAVVQILRLHGVRDYAAYNVLDDPQLRQGIKDYSNWPTIPQVFLNGEFVGGCDILLQMHQNGDLVEELKKLGIHSALLDEKQDQDSK